A genome region from Bifidobacterium coryneforme includes the following:
- a CDS encoding amino acid ABC transporter ATP-binding protein: MSTTTRVPETGGETPVLRLDQVRKSYGGNEVLKGISFDIKPHETVALLGPSGSGKSTLMKCINLLERVNDGQIWLGDTDITDPRVNRDQCRSRIGVVFQQFNLFPHMNVLKNVTLGAIKVHGVPKDQARERALELLDRIGMKQKAGAYPDQLSGGQQQRVAIVRSLMTDPELLLLDEITSALDPMLVGEVLEMVSELTDKGTTILMATHEMSFAHHAADRIVLLLNGVIAENGTPREVMDESENPKTKEFFSHFRGL; this comes from the coding sequence ATGAGCACCACGACACGCGTTCCCGAAACCGGTGGGGAAACCCCGGTTCTGCGCCTGGACCAGGTTCGCAAGTCCTATGGAGGCAACGAGGTTCTCAAGGGAATCTCCTTCGACATCAAGCCCCACGAGACCGTAGCCCTCCTGGGTCCCTCCGGGTCGGGTAAATCCACCCTGATGAAGTGCATCAACCTGCTGGAGCGGGTCAACGATGGACAGATCTGGCTGGGCGACACCGACATCACCGACCCGCGGGTGAACCGGGATCAGTGCAGGTCGCGGATTGGTGTGGTCTTCCAGCAGTTCAACCTCTTCCCCCATATGAACGTTCTGAAGAACGTCACCCTGGGTGCCATCAAGGTCCACGGTGTCCCCAAGGACCAGGCCAGGGAGAGGGCCCTGGAACTCCTGGACAGGATTGGCATGAAGCAGAAAGCCGGCGCCTATCCCGACCAGCTCTCCGGAGGCCAGCAGCAGCGTGTGGCCATCGTGCGGTCCCTGATGACCGACCCCGAGCTCCTTCTGCTTGACGAAATCACATCGGCTCTGGATCCGATGCTGGTTGGCGAGGTCCTGGAGATGGTCTCGGAGCTGACCGACAAGGGAACCACCATCCTTATGGCCACCCATGAGATGAGCTTCGCCCACCACGCGGCAGACAGAATCGTCCTCCTCCTGAACGGGGTCATCGCCGAAAACGGAACTCCCCGCGAAGTCATGGACGAATCGGAAAATCCCAAGACCAAGGAGTTCTTCAGCCACTTCCGAGGTCTGTAG
- a CDS encoding adenosylhomocysteinase: MPINHAHGEVPDFPTWAAAMSQTSNRSLAGARLVLPDDTMTDCQRQRLISQAQEWGMVVQDVDNVDATASEDSARPHPTDFDLPFGPTETMVDMRRSSGGEAIDWAQSRMPILTGLMARLKSEVDFGSARIATCLILEPKTAVLLRELKRAGAEVGVYCEPGAVDQRVADQLKQEGITVCADSSWDDDQARQGALDLMDRINPNLIIDDGASFARLALRERPHMAADLMGVAEETTSGVRAFAAMERDEALTFPVIAVNDSLMKTDFDNAHGTGETCLTTMQSLLGAHCFQGQRVLVVGYGPVGRGFALGARALGAHVSVSDTDPRAALRAVFDGFPSQDTSEALPVADMVISATGVTHTIDLEDMQAMKSGAVLAVIGGIANEVALDRIPNWLPDQVDEVMTISVPDGPELTLISQGDGVNYTAGGGNPIEIMDLSFAVQVSALAHLIRHGRELDRRVHRLPDQVDRRIASLALEARGYQVRHQASETVQDWRTTRFDARREKSQA; encoded by the coding sequence ATGCCCATCAATCACGCGCATGGGGAAGTCCCTGACTTCCCCACCTGGGCGGCAGCCATGTCGCAAACCAGCAACCGGTCACTGGCCGGAGCCAGGCTGGTCCTGCCCGACGACACCATGACCGATTGCCAGCGACAGCGACTGATCAGCCAGGCCCAGGAGTGGGGAATGGTCGTGCAGGATGTCGACAATGTGGACGCCACCGCATCCGAGGATTCCGCCCGCCCCCATCCCACTGACTTCGACCTGCCATTCGGCCCCACGGAGACCATGGTGGATATGCGTCGGTCCAGCGGGGGCGAGGCCATAGACTGGGCCCAATCCCGGATGCCCATCCTGACCGGGCTTATGGCAAGGCTCAAGTCCGAAGTGGACTTCGGCTCGGCACGGATCGCCACCTGTCTGATCCTGGAACCCAAGACTGCCGTGCTGCTCAGGGAGCTGAAGCGTGCAGGGGCCGAGGTGGGTGTCTACTGCGAACCCGGGGCCGTGGACCAGCGGGTCGCCGATCAGCTCAAGCAGGAGGGAATCACCGTATGCGCCGACTCCTCCTGGGACGACGACCAGGCCAGGCAGGGTGCCCTGGACCTGATGGACAGGATCAACCCCAACCTGATCATCGATGACGGAGCCTCCTTCGCCCGCCTGGCTCTCCGCGAGCGCCCGCACATGGCTGCGGACCTGATGGGCGTCGCCGAGGAGACCACATCCGGAGTGAGGGCCTTTGCCGCCATGGAAAGGGATGAAGCCCTGACCTTCCCGGTCATCGCCGTCAACGACAGCCTGATGAAGACGGATTTCGACAACGCCCACGGCACCGGTGAGACCTGCCTGACCACCATGCAATCACTCCTGGGGGCACACTGTTTCCAAGGGCAGCGGGTCCTTGTTGTCGGATATGGACCTGTCGGGCGCGGGTTCGCCCTGGGCGCCAGGGCTCTGGGCGCCCATGTCAGCGTCAGCGACACCGACCCCCGGGCCGCGCTCCGTGCGGTATTTGATGGCTTCCCCTCCCAGGACACCTCGGAGGCCCTGCCCGTGGCCGATATGGTCATCTCGGCCACGGGGGTCACCCACACCATCGACCTGGAAGACATGCAAGCCATGAAATCGGGAGCGGTCCTGGCCGTCATTGGGGGAATCGCCAATGAGGTGGCCCTGGACCGAATCCCGAACTGGCTCCCCGATCAGGTCGATGAGGTCATGACCATCAGCGTCCCGGACGGGCCGGAGCTCACCCTGATCAGCCAGGGTGATGGGGTCAACTACACGGCAGGGGGTGGCAATCCGATTGAAATCATGGACCTGAGCTTCGCCGTCCAGGTATCCGCCCTGGCCCACCTGATCAGGCATGGCAGAGAGTTGGATCGGAGGGTCCACCGGCTCCCCGACCAGGTCGACAGGCGCATCGCTTCACTGGCATTGGAGGCCCGCGGCTACCAGGTACGCCATCAGGCATCCGAGACCGTCCAGGATTGGAGAACCACCCGTTTTGATGCCCGAAGGGAGAAATCGCAGGCATGA
- a CDS encoding amidohydrolase family protein, with product MKTASSALGNLGLGEDRLADVTVYSAKLVIPVTAPVIVNGAVAVSGDRVVHVGTRAWVLQELKEEAPGGKVTERYWDGILMPGLVNAHTHLQYTGMAEVGQGEYKDFHAWEEAFNLIYDDESLPHAWRYWAMEGARQCVESGTTAAADIVTDLDAAAGMVSQGMHGITYWEVMGWGNEDWDDRGRYRLNLELHRLEEEHVRQLGISPHAPYTLEAEPFVDLPDIARRLNMRLHIHLAETPLEARTEAPESERAISSAIRGDETWTSYREYKREGQGLSAIQFVDQLGSLGPDVHIAHGVWADEEDRRTLRQRQVSVALCPRSNRITNTGKDAPVSRYLKEGNALCVGTDSLSSSPSLDLMDEAAALYRLARQQGYGGRDLPRRLIHMLTLNGASAMGLHLAANRIGQINAGSLADLAFMDIPVRTENADAIDRTLEELVASGGGHNRATLISGRVAYNAGIF from the coding sequence ATGAAGACAGCATCATCGGCACTGGGCAACCTGGGGCTGGGAGAAGACCGCTTGGCGGATGTGACCGTATACTCCGCCAAGCTCGTCATCCCCGTCACCGCACCGGTCATCGTCAATGGGGCCGTTGCGGTAAGCGGCGACAGGGTGGTCCATGTGGGCACACGGGCCTGGGTCCTCCAGGAGCTCAAGGAGGAGGCACCCGGGGGCAAGGTGACCGAACGGTACTGGGACGGGATTCTCATGCCGGGTCTGGTCAACGCCCACACCCACCTGCAGTACACGGGCATGGCCGAGGTGGGTCAGGGCGAGTACAAGGACTTCCACGCCTGGGAAGAGGCCTTCAACCTGATTTACGACGATGAGAGCCTGCCCCACGCCTGGCGCTACTGGGCCATGGAGGGAGCCCGGCAGTGTGTCGAGTCCGGCACCACGGCCGCGGCCGATATCGTCACCGACCTGGACGCGGCTGCGGGCATGGTGTCCCAAGGTATGCACGGCATCACCTACTGGGAGGTCATGGGCTGGGGAAACGAGGACTGGGACGACAGGGGCCGGTACCGCCTCAACCTCGAGCTGCATCGACTGGAGGAGGAGCATGTCCGGCAGTTGGGCATCAGCCCCCATGCCCCCTACACCCTGGAGGCCGAGCCTTTTGTGGACCTGCCCGACATCGCCAGGCGTCTGAACATGCGGCTCCACATCCATCTGGCTGAAACACCCCTGGAGGCACGAACGGAGGCCCCTGAATCGGAACGGGCCATATCGTCCGCCATCCGGGGCGACGAGACCTGGACCAGCTATCGAGAATACAAGCGGGAGGGGCAGGGACTCTCGGCCATCCAGTTCGTGGACCAGCTGGGCTCCCTGGGGCCGGACGTGCACATCGCCCATGGGGTCTGGGCGGATGAGGAGGACCGTCGAACCCTCCGTCAGCGCCAGGTCTCCGTAGCCCTCTGCCCCAGGTCCAACCGAATCACCAACACCGGCAAGGACGCACCGGTAAGCCGGTACCTCAAGGAGGGAAACGCCCTCTGCGTGGGTACCGATTCCCTCTCCAGCTCCCCCAGCCTGGACCTTATGGACGAGGCCGCTGCGCTGTACCGGCTGGCACGCCAACAAGGGTACGGAGGCAGGGATCTCCCCCGCAGACTGATCCACATGCTGACCCTGAACGGGGCCTCCGCCATGGGATTGCATCTGGCAGCCAACCGGATAGGGCAGATCAACGCCGGATCACTGGCCGATCTCGCCTTCATGGATATTCCCGTCCGGACGGAAAACGCGGACGCCATCGATCGGACCCTGGAGGAGCTGGTCGCCTCCGGCGGCGGCCACAACCGAGCCACCCTCATATCCGGCCGGGTGGCCTACAATGCCGGTATCTTCTGA
- a CDS encoding 5'-methylthioadenosine/S-adenosylhomocysteine nucleosidase, producing MDRKQISTVTIQCALDREAAPIRAALEGRQELALLGNHVWTGTYAGMNLAVCVGGMGVANSASCAQFLIDRFNPQAVIFSGIAGSINPNLAIGDLLIGAEQHYAETNTAIIAECPPYLEYFPADSDLLQTATSAAEALGYQRAESVGDLVASGRWRGRDARPAPVVEPGGERSGQETHFVVGNISTSDRFNTAPEVLDELVTRFRADGEAMEEASAAQVCGKCAVPFLCVRGISNPCGQAYDDLNSHEADMDRAADAAARVALKTVSLLNPQG from the coding sequence ATGGACAGGAAACAGATCAGCACCGTGACCATTCAATGCGCCTTGGACAGGGAAGCGGCCCCAATCAGGGCCGCACTGGAGGGGCGGCAGGAGCTTGCCCTGCTTGGGAACCATGTGTGGACCGGAACCTATGCCGGCATGAATCTGGCGGTCTGCGTCGGTGGTATGGGAGTGGCCAATTCGGCCTCCTGCGCCCAGTTCCTGATTGACCGGTTCAATCCGCAGGCGGTGATTTTCAGCGGAATCGCAGGATCGATCAACCCCAACCTGGCCATTGGAGACCTGCTTATCGGGGCCGAGCAGCATTATGCGGAAACCAACACGGCAATCATCGCCGAGTGTCCTCCCTACCTGGAGTACTTCCCGGCTGATTCGGACCTTCTCCAAACCGCCACCTCAGCTGCCGAGGCACTGGGCTACCAGCGGGCTGAATCCGTAGGGGACCTGGTCGCATCGGGGCGTTGGAGGGGACGCGATGCCCGCCCGGCACCGGTAGTGGAACCAGGAGGGGAAAGGAGTGGCCAGGAGACTCATTTTGTGGTCGGCAACATCTCGACCAGCGATCGCTTCAACACCGCTCCTGAGGTGTTGGACGAGCTGGTCACCAGGTTCCGGGCCGACGGGGAGGCCATGGAGGAGGCCTCCGCGGCTCAGGTCTGCGGTAAGTGTGCGGTGCCCTTCCTCTGTGTGCGGGGCATCAGCAACCCTTGCGGCCAGGCCTATGATGACCTGAACAGCCATGAGGCCGATATGGATAGGGCCGCCGATGCCGCCGCGCGGGTTGCCCTCAAGACGGTCAGTCTGTTGAATCCTCAAGGATGA
- the truB gene encoding tRNA pseudouridine(55) synthase TruB: protein MKGSGQENRSGIVLVDKPQGVTSHDLVAAVRSTLGMRRVGHAGTLDPMATGLLIIGFGQATRLLKVVVGHDKTYLATIRLGQATTTDDAEGRMLPSGPDVRQAVKGLDRAAVERTIADHLTGDINQVPDSFSAIKVNGRRAYDLARQGKEVELAARPIHIARFEVLDYRTLVLPGKDMGGVDQQPETGEFDRSSSCEGALPAEAPGSPSGGLEVVDLDVVVTCSSGTYIRALARDLGDLLGTGGHLTSLRRTRVGRFDLETPDLEDRLVTGQVSARTYTDRQGQTVSRNRVDLDQSSEEILRGSISLVDAARLIMPTIEVDGEEAAMLANGRFLKVGVEGATAAIARDETGPYLAAVLVPHGGQLSKPDVVFRRDSQR, encoded by the coding sequence ATGAAGGGTTCCGGACAGGAAAACCGGTCTGGTATTGTCCTGGTCGACAAACCCCAGGGGGTGACCAGCCATGACCTGGTGGCGGCTGTGCGTTCCACGCTGGGCATGCGGCGGGTGGGACATGCCGGAACCCTGGACCCTATGGCCACAGGCCTGCTGATCATTGGGTTTGGGCAGGCCACCCGCCTGCTCAAGGTGGTCGTCGGTCATGACAAGACCTATCTCGCCACGATTCGTCTGGGACAGGCCACAACCACCGACGATGCCGAGGGAAGGATGCTTCCCTCCGGGCCGGACGTCCGGCAGGCGGTCAAGGGTCTGGACCGTGCTGCCGTGGAGCGGACCATCGCCGACCACCTTACAGGTGATATCAATCAGGTGCCCGATTCGTTCTCCGCCATCAAGGTGAACGGCCGTCGGGCTTATGATCTGGCCAGGCAGGGCAAGGAGGTCGAGCTGGCGGCTCGGCCCATACACATCGCTCGTTTCGAGGTGTTGGATTACCGCACCCTGGTCCTGCCGGGCAAGGACATGGGCGGTGTCGACCAGCAGCCTGAAACAGGTGAGTTTGATAGGTCGTCATCCTGCGAAGGTGCCTTACCTGCAGAAGCACCCGGTAGCCCGTCAGGCGGGCTGGAAGTGGTGGATCTGGATGTGGTGGTGACCTGTTCCAGCGGGACCTATATCCGTGCCTTGGCCAGGGACTTGGGTGACCTGCTGGGCACCGGTGGGCACCTGACCAGTCTGCGTAGGACCAGGGTGGGTCGGTTCGATCTTGAGACTCCGGACCTGGAAGACAGGTTGGTCACCGGGCAGGTCTCGGCCAGGACCTATACGGACCGTCAAGGTCAGACGGTCTCCAGGAACAGGGTCGATCTGGACCAGTCCTCCGAGGAGATACTGCGAGGCTCCATCAGCCTGGTCGATGCTGCCAGGCTGATCATGCCCACCATCGAGGTCGATGGGGAGGAGGCCGCCATGCTGGCAAACGGCCGCTTCCTGAAAGTGGGGGTCGAGGGGGCCACGGCCGCCATCGCCAGGGATGAAACAGGCCCATACCTCGCTGCCGTCCTGGTACCCCATGGGGGCCAGCTGTCGAAACCGGATGTCGTCTTCCGCCGTGATTCCCAGCGGTGA
- the ribF gene encoding bifunctional riboflavin kinase/FMN adenylyltransferase has translation MKVSRLKPNPAGIVEWPVLSTTRGSVLTVGEFDGVHRGHQAVLERVVDLAAESDSTAVAIMFDPSPKRVHLYADTHAMADLPNDLLGHDSEEVMGVDERVRLMEEMGLDRVLIVHYTLAFAAKSYRFFIRQLVDRLGMQTLVLGRDARMGAGRTGDVAAIGDQAEETGMFRLDVVDDRGPGYVSLGGDGAVEPSEASSGEGRRRVRVWSTTNLRHLLAEGRVREASEIMGRVHSVEGLVVQGEQRGRELGFPTANLSSEHSGYMPMDGVYAGWLVDMGPVRDASRDGEGEGPTGGVAKTLDRHVRLASGSPWRMPAAISIGTKETFQSEGGHAERVLEANVITDNWLELYGHRVRIEFLDFLRPQERYAGADELKDQLALDAQHTGVLTDKAVG, from the coding sequence ATGAAAGTCAGCAGGTTGAAACCGAATCCGGCCGGTATCGTGGAGTGGCCGGTGCTGAGTACGACCAGGGGTTCCGTGCTGACCGTGGGTGAGTTCGATGGGGTCCATCGGGGTCATCAGGCTGTTTTGGAACGTGTGGTGGACCTTGCTGCCGAATCGGACTCCACAGCGGTGGCCATCATGTTCGACCCAAGTCCCAAGCGGGTTCATCTCTATGCGGACACGCATGCCATGGCTGATTTGCCCAATGACCTGCTGGGCCATGACTCCGAAGAGGTCATGGGGGTTGATGAGCGCGTCCGCCTTATGGAGGAGATGGGGCTGGATCGGGTACTGATTGTTCACTACACATTGGCATTTGCTGCCAAGTCATACCGCTTTTTCATCAGGCAGCTGGTCGACAGGCTGGGCATGCAGACTCTCGTTCTGGGCCGGGATGCTCGGATGGGTGCCGGGCGGACCGGCGATGTCGCTGCCATCGGAGACCAGGCGGAAGAGACGGGCATGTTCCGTTTGGATGTAGTCGACGACAGGGGTCCGGGATATGTATCCCTGGGCGGGGACGGGGCGGTTGAACCCAGCGAAGCCTCCTCTGGTGAAGGGCGCCGGAGGGTCCGGGTCTGGAGCACCACGAACCTGCGTCACCTCCTGGCCGAGGGGCGTGTTCGGGAGGCTTCCGAGATTATGGGTCGAGTCCACTCGGTCGAGGGGCTGGTGGTTCAGGGGGAGCAGCGTGGACGGGAGCTTGGTTTTCCCACTGCGAATCTGAGCAGTGAGCATAGCGGATATATGCCGATGGATGGAGTCTATGCCGGCTGGCTGGTCGACATGGGGCCGGTACGTGATGCCAGCCGAGATGGTGAGGGGGAGGGGCCAACCGGGGGTGTGGCCAAGACGCTTGACAGACATGTTCGTCTGGCTTCCGGTTCTCCCTGGCGGATGCCGGCGGCGATCTCCATCGGTACCAAGGAGACCTTCCAGTCCGAAGGCGGGCATGCAGAGCGGGTGCTGGAAGCCAATGTCATCACCGATAACTGGCTGGAACTGTATGGGCACCGGGTCCGTATCGAGTTCCTTGACTTCCTGCGTCCCCAAGAGCGGTACGCGGGTGCTGACGAGCTCAAGGACCAACTTGCATTGGATGCTCAGCACACCGGCGTCTTGACCGACAAGGCGGTAGGGTAA
- the rbfA gene encoding 30S ribosome-binding factor RbfA, with product MGTNPRAVRIAALIQRVIASSLESQLHDKRLSGVTITEVRVTNDLQIAKVYWTQLGREGREQGERKRAQQALRQASGRLRSLVGARAGLRLTPTLRFIYDEVPAEATEIEDVLTAARHRDEEIAKARATAQYAGDPDPYRHDDDENQDYENTDQDGTATGDVDSGTDGEQAAEAAGLAEEQDDQPLGPASRTASMLSWPDEQ from the coding sequence ATGGGAACCAATCCGCGCGCCGTACGAATCGCGGCGCTGATTCAGCGGGTCATTGCGTCATCCTTGGAATCACAACTGCACGATAAACGGCTGAGTGGTGTCACCATAACCGAGGTAAGGGTGACCAACGACCTGCAGATCGCCAAGGTCTACTGGACCCAGTTGGGCCGGGAGGGTCGAGAGCAGGGTGAGCGGAAGCGTGCCCAGCAGGCCCTTCGCCAGGCCAGCGGGCGTCTGCGCTCCCTGGTCGGTGCCAGGGCGGGCCTTCGCCTGACGCCGACCCTGCGGTTCATCTATGATGAGGTGCCGGCCGAAGCCACCGAAATCGAAGATGTGCTCACCGCCGCCCGTCACAGGGACGAGGAAATCGCCAAGGCCAGGGCCACCGCCCAGTATGCCGGAGACCCTGATCCCTACCGTCATGACGATGATGAAAACCAGGATTACGAAAACACGGACCAGGACGGAACCGCGACCGGTGACGTCGACTCGGGTACGGATGGGGAGCAGGCCGCGGAAGCTGCGGGGCTTGCTGAAGAACAGGACGATCAACCCCTCGGCCCCGCCTCCCGGACGGCTTCCATGCTGTCCTGGCCGGACGAGCAGTGA
- a CDS encoding amino acid ABC transporter permease, whose product MSSTAQIHISEVQREREQYDRHQNLKSVATSIVSTLVLAFLVALGLHYAPGWPRVKESFFSGKYFALAFPKVLQGLWLNLQVLFFAVIGVAILGTLLAMIRTSRSPFLFPLRALAQVYTTIMRGIPMIVVLYLIGFGIPGLAIFGRIPVALLGTVAVILSYSSYVAEVLRAGFEDVSPSQRASARSLGLTSGQTMRIVVIPQALRKVAPALMNDFISMQKDVGLISVLGAVDAVRAAQIVVATSYNFTPYVVASVLFICTSVPFILLNDWYSNRLRKREQSGGMV is encoded by the coding sequence ATGTCTTCAACCGCGCAAATACACATCAGTGAGGTTCAGAGGGAACGGGAGCAGTATGACCGTCACCAGAACCTGAAGTCAGTGGCCACCAGCATCGTCAGCACCCTGGTGCTGGCCTTCCTGGTGGCCCTGGGTCTCCATTACGCCCCGGGCTGGCCCAGGGTCAAGGAATCCTTCTTCTCGGGCAAGTACTTCGCCCTCGCCTTCCCCAAGGTGCTCCAGGGACTCTGGCTCAACCTCCAGGTCCTCTTCTTCGCAGTAATCGGGGTGGCGATCCTGGGAACCCTCCTGGCCATGATCCGGACCAGCCGTTCCCCCTTCCTCTTCCCGCTCCGGGCCTTGGCCCAGGTCTACACCACAATCATGCGCGGTATCCCCATGATTGTGGTCCTCTACCTGATCGGGTTCGGCATTCCCGGCCTGGCCATCTTCGGCCGGATTCCGGTGGCTCTCCTGGGCACGGTGGCCGTGATTCTCTCCTACTCCTCGTATGTGGCCGAGGTCCTCAGGGCCGGCTTTGAGGATGTAAGCCCTTCACAGCGGGCATCGGCCCGTTCCCTGGGCCTGACCTCGGGCCAGACCATGCGTATCGTGGTCATCCCCCAGGCCCTGCGCAAGGTGGCCCCTGCCCTGATGAACGACTTCATCTCCATGCAGAAGGATGTGGGGCTGATTTCGGTCCTGGGTGCCGTCGACGCGGTACGGGCCGCCCAAATCGTGGTTGCCACCAGCTACAACTTCACACCTTATGTGGTTGCATCGGTCCTCTTCATCTGCACCTCGGTGCCCTTCATTCTTCTCAATGACTGGTATTCCAACAGACTTCGCAAGCGCGAGCAGAGTGGAGGGATGGTATGA
- a CDS encoding cupin domain-containing protein has translation MSLALQDMSPYARSLVDRLGLEPHPEGGWYVSDWRSTHMDTASERPLSSLIYFLLAQGDASAWHKVDADEIWLWHGPAPVHLQLGGYGDSPAREPDQLTDISLGSQLTEGGNTAADATPCGHYLVPEGCWQRTLPSQGDALVSCVVSPGFTFDGFILEDSTD, from the coding sequence ATGAGCTTGGCGCTACAGGACATGAGTCCCTACGCACGTTCCCTGGTAGACCGGCTGGGACTGGAGCCCCACCCCGAAGGCGGCTGGTATGTGAGTGATTGGCGGAGCACCCATATGGACACCGCCAGCGAGAGGCCGCTCTCATCCCTGATTTACTTCCTCCTGGCCCAGGGCGATGCCAGCGCATGGCACAAGGTGGATGCCGACGAAATCTGGCTCTGGCACGGACCGGCACCCGTCCATCTGCAACTGGGAGGATACGGCGACTCCCCCGCCCGGGAGCCGGACCAGTTGACCGATATCTCGCTGGGATCACAGCTGACCGAGGGCGGAAACACCGCAGCCGATGCAACCCCTTGCGGGCACTATCTGGTTCCTGAGGGATGCTGGCAGCGGACCCTCCCAAGCCAGGGCGATGCGTTGGTGTCCTGCGTGGTCAGCCCCGGCTTCACCTTCGACGGCTTCATCCTTGAGGATTCAACAGACTGA
- a CDS encoding ABC transporter substrate-binding protein, which translates to MTLFTRKTTTRFMVAALTFATLMSGAACGSGSSSAKDDTKSGAITEETINPGTLTIATGDPAYTPYVEDNDPESGKGYEAAVAYAVAEKMGFSKDKVKWTRTSFDAAIAPGTKDFDMNIQQFSITSERKNAVDFTPSYYNSTQSLVVHKDSKYASAKSLSELKDAKIGAMVGSTSYTVAQDKLKKDVQTFNDNATLAQALDTNQIDALVIDTPSAYNIVESKQVKEGAVLGQIKGSEDPEGMGIVLPKDSKLTEAASKAVTELDKDGTLKKLQEQWLHEYTSTPTLG; encoded by the coding sequence ATGACCCTCTTCACCAGGAAGACAACGACCAGGTTCATGGTCGCAGCACTCACCTTCGCTACCCTGATGTCGGGAGCGGCCTGCGGTTCCGGCTCGTCCTCGGCCAAGGACGACACCAAGTCGGGAGCCATCACCGAAGAGACCATCAATCCCGGTACCCTGACCATCGCCACGGGGGATCCCGCATACACGCCCTACGTCGAAGACAACGATCCCGAGAGCGGCAAGGGCTATGAGGCCGCCGTCGCCTACGCGGTCGCCGAGAAGATGGGCTTCAGCAAGGACAAGGTCAAGTGGACCCGCACCTCCTTCGATGCCGCCATCGCCCCGGGCACCAAGGACTTCGACATGAACATCCAGCAGTTCTCGATCACTTCGGAACGCAAGAATGCCGTCGATTTCACCCCCAGCTACTACAACTCCACCCAGTCCCTGGTTGTCCACAAGGATTCCAAGTACGCCTCGGCGAAGTCCCTGAGCGAGCTCAAGGACGCCAAGATCGGCGCCATGGTGGGTTCGACCTCATACACTGTGGCACAGGACAAGCTCAAGAAGGACGTCCAGACCTTCAACGACAACGCCACCCTGGCCCAGGCACTGGATACCAACCAGATCGACGCACTGGTCATTGATACCCCTTCGGCCTACAACATCGTCGAATCCAAGCAGGTCAAAGAGGGCGCCGTACTCGGTCAGATCAAGGGATCCGAGGATCCCGAGGGCATGGGCATCGTCCTCCCCAAGGATTCCAAGCTGACGGAAGCAGCCTCCAAGGCCGTGACCGAACTGGACAAGGACGGCACCTTGAAGAAGCTGCAGGAGCAGTGGCTGCACGAGTACACCTCCACCCCCACCCTGGGCTGA